A region of the Brachybacterium sacelli genome:
TCGGTAGTGGCCGATGGCGGGTTGGAGCTGTACCACCGGCTCTGGGAGGACGCAGCCGAAGGCGACGAACTGACTCCCACGAGGGGATGCTCCGTACCCACGTTCCACGGCTCGGCCGCGGACCTCGCTGCCGTCGCCGCGACACTCGTCAACATGATCGGCCTGCACCTCCAACAGGCAGAGGCACCTGTTTCAGGGACCCACCTCATCGCCCTGCCACACGCACCAGCCGGCCCACGGCATCACTTCCTTCCTGCGGCGTCGGACACTCGCGGATGAGATAGCACGGGTTTACGTCTGTCCGGGCTCGGGCGTAAAGTGGGGGCCGAGGCAGGTTCTCCTCGATTGCGGGTCCTTCGGGACGGCCCAGCTTGGGCGCTCATACACGTACTGCCTCCTCGACGGAGAGACACGTGTGACGAGAGGCCCGCCATGATCCGCCTGATCTGGACGCTCAGCGCCCACACTCGCTACTACCTGCGCCGCTACATGCCGACCAATCGGCTGCTCGACGCGATCCGACGCCGACGCAACTTGAAGTGGGGCATCCCCGCGATGCTCCTGGCCGTGCCCTACCTGCTGATTGCGAGCATCTGCACCAAGGCCCTCGACCAGGGGGCACCAGGCTGGTTGCATCTGGTCGTGTTGTGGGCGGTGTGGAACGCGATGAAGTTCATCGTCATGGGACCGGTCAGCCTGATCCTCCTGATCCGCGCCCGGACCCAGGAAGCCATCGCCCGGCACCGCGACCGGCAGGCCACCCGCGACCGCTCGGAGTCCCAGGTGCCTATGACCGTAGCGGCGGCCCGATGAACGCCGCCACCTACACCTACGCCGCTCGCCCTACCCCCGAGGCGCACGAGCGGCAGCAGACCGCTTGCCTGGCGCTTGCACGCGACCTCGACCTTGATGTCACTCGCAGATACAGCGATGAAGCCGGCGAACGCTCGGAGCTGACACGACTGCTCGCTGACGCTGCAACCGGCGAGTTCTCCGCCCTGGTGATCGCGCGGCTGGACCGTCTCGGGCGGACGATCCCCGTTGCCCCGCACGTCCTGGCAGACCTCGACACTGCTGGTGTATGCGTGTATGCGGTCGATCGTGGCACGTACCCCCTCACTGACCGGATGACGTTGGCAGACATCCTGACCGCCACGATCCGACCGTGCACGTGCGGCAGGCACCTCACGCGCTGACCCCGAGCACGGCGTGGACTCGGCCGAATCGCGACGCCAGTCCCGGTCAGTGCGCGCTTGGCGGCTTGCTGGCTGACCCGAGTGGCCGGCATGCGGGGGATCAGCGATGCTCTGACGGTCCTGGCCCGTAGACTTGGGATAACACGCGGCGTACGGCGGGAGGTGAGTGGTGGCCGGATCAGGAGAGCACTTCAAGGCGCTCGTACGAAGCCACGGAAGCGGCGACGACGAGGCGTTCTACTCAGTCGCGCTACAGGTTGCCGCTCAGGCGGCTCGGCAGGGGCACCACCATCTCGCGGCTGACCTCAAAGCCGCAGTTGACCACTCACGTGTCGAGCGGCCGAAAAAGGTCACCTCAATCGCTCAACCGCGAGGCGATCTTTCAGAACTCGTTATCGCCTCTCACCCAGCCGTTGGCTTGAAAGACTTGGTTCTGCCGGATGAGCTTGCCGCGCAGGTGCGACGTGTCCTCAGTGAGCAGCGCCAACGCAAGCAGCTCCTGGATCACGGCTTTGAGCCCGCGCATCGCCTCCTGTTCGAGGGGCCGCCTGGTACGGGCAAGACGATGACCGCGGCAGTCCTGGCTCACGAGCTCTCTCTGCCCTTGCTGACGATCAGGCTCGACAGCCTGCTGAGCAAGTTCATGGGCGAGACCGCCAGTAAGCTGCGCGTCATCTTCGATGCAGTGGGCGCGCAGCGCGGGGTGTACTTGTTCGATGAGTTCGACGCGCTCGGTGGCGACCGAGCAGGAAACGACGTAGGTGAGGCCCGACGCATCCTGAACTCCTTCCTGGTGTTCCTGGAGAACAGTTCTCCCGAGAGCATCGTCATCGCTGCCACCAACCACCGGTCGATTCTGGACAAGGCCCTGTTCCGACGTTTCGACATGGTTCTCAACTACTCACTGCCGGACGCGAAACAGGCCGCCGCCGTGATGCGCGGCAGGCTCGGGTCTCTCGCCAAGGGCGTCCGTTGGGCCGCACTGGCAGAGCACATGGCAGGGCTCTCCCATGCGGACCTCGTGAGGGCTGCGGAGTCTGCCGCCAAGAGCGTCATCCTCGCTGGCGGAACACGAGTGAGTGCCGACGACATTCGACAGTCGCTTAAATCGCGGCAGGCGGCGAGCCTTGGCTGAGGGGCAGGAACACCTCAGTCACCTTCTGGTAGAAGATCGAGCGGCAGACGAGGAGTTTCGCCGACGGGGTGGACCGGACCCGAAGATCCGTCCGGTCGAAGACCGTGCCGGTCACGGCGGCGGGCGGCTGAACGAGTTGCAGTCCGCGTTCTCTAGCGGTGACGAGACCCGTGAAGAACAACTCACAGACGACGAGCTACGTGCCTTGGGCACCATCATCACGTTGGAGGGCTCTGACCCCGCGTATCCGCTCAAGCTCGACACTCTCCAACAGCTCACCTCGCACCGCGATCCGCAGCGCAGGCGCCCCAAGTGGCTCCTTCTCTCGGTCCTCCCCGCGGACTCGGGTTCTCGCATCCCCGAGCGAGCGACCGTATGGGTCAGCGACGACTACCGTGCGAAGTTCCTGCAGCTCTTCGAGGACTACCTGGCGAAGGAGTCACCGAAAGGCAAACCGCGCAACAACGAACTCGTCGCGAACATCGCACGCATCCGCGCCACCATCCTGGGTGACCTTTGGCAGTCCGAGGGTCGCCCGCCAGAAGGTACGACGACATGGTGGGAACTATGGCTACGCCCAAACGCTGACGGCCCCGATCTGCTACGGCGCTTCGCCGAAGCCTCCGGACTGACCATCTCGCAGCGTCTCCTCCGGCTCGTGGACCGCGACGTCATGTGGGTCGAGGCGACGTGGGCGCAGCTAGAAGTCCTACCGTTCACCGCGGTGCCGCTGGCCGAAATCCGGCGCCCGGAATTCATCGACTCCATAGAAGACCTCACCGCCGAGGAGCAAGCCGAGTACGTCGACGACCTGGCCAAGCGACTGGAACCTGCCGACGAACTCCAGCCCGCCGTCTGCCACCTCGACACGGGCGTAGCGAGAACTCACGTCCTCATCGAGCAGTCCCTGGCACCCCAGGACCTGCACACCGTGATCGGCGTCAGCGGCTTCGATCAAGACGGACACGGCACCAAGATGGCCGGCATCGCGCTGCTGGGAGCCGCGGTCGACCGCCACCTGCTCGGATCGGACTCCGTTGTGCTGCGACACCGACTGGAGTCGGTTCGCATCCTTCCGACCAAGACCGAGAAGCCGCACGAACCCCGCGCGTACGGAGACGTCACCGTCCAAGCCGTGTCGCTGCCCGAAATCGCAGCGACACGGCCCCGGGTGTTCTGCATGCCGGTCAGCACCAGTACCGACACCCCCGGCAACCCAGGTCAGCCCACGCTGTGGTCGGCCACCGTCGACGCACTGGCCGTCGGCGCCAACGTCGTCAGCAACGGCGACGAACTCCGGCTACTCGCGCCACCAGACAGCGAAGCAGCAAGACTCCTGATCGTGTCCGCCGGAAACGTCACCGGCACCTACGTCGCCGACCACCTCGCCGAATCCGACACCTCTCCGGTTCGAGATCCCGGCCAAGCCTGGAACGCACTCACCGTCGGCGCCTACACCGACCTCGACGCGGTCCCGACCGATCCGGCCTTCGCAGGCTGGACCCCCGTCGCGCGGAAGGGCGACCTCTCGCCCCACAGTCGCACGTCTCTGCCGTTCGGAAACAGGCCCTGGCCGATCAAGCCCGACATCGTCATGGAAGGCGGCAACGTCCTCCATGACACCGCCTCCATGTTCGAGCCGAATCACCCGGCGCTGTCCCTGCGAACCACCGGGCACACAAACGACCAGGCTCTGGCATCGGCCAACGCAACCAGCGCCGCGACCGCGCAAGCCTCCCGGCTTGCAGCGCTCGTCATGGCCACCTATCCCGAGTACTGGCCCGAGACGATCCGAGCACTCCTCGTCCACTCCGCGCAGTGGACACCCATCATGCGCGACGAAATCGATCGAGCGGGGCAGAGCGGACTTCAAGCCAAACAGATGCTGCTACGCCGATACGGCTGGGGCGTCCCGACCGAGGAACGCGTGTTGTTCTCCTCCGATCGGTCCGTAACCCTGGTCGTACAGGACGAGTTCACCCCTTTCGAGGGCGATGAGTTCAAGGTCCCGTCGTTCCGGCTGCACGACCTTCCTTGGCCGCGCGAAGTACTGCAAGACCTGGGCTCCGCTTCCGTGACCCTGCGCGTCACCCTCTCCTACTTCATCGAGCCGACGGCGTCCCGACGAGGATGGCGTCAGCGGTACAAGTACGCATCACACGGACTCCGGTTCGAGCTACAAGACCCCCTTGAATCTGAGGCCCATTTCGTTCAGCGAGTGAACCGTGAAGCCCGCACCGAGGAAGCCGGCGGGCGCCCCACAAGCGGACAAGTGTCGTGGCTCGTCGGCGCCAACCAACGCCTGTACGGCTCACTGCATCAAGACATCTGGGAGACCTACGGTTCAGCACTCGCCGACACCGGAAAGATCGCCGTCTACCCCGTCGGCGGCTGGTGGAAGAACAACAAGAACCGCGAACGCATCGACCGGAAGATCCGATACGCCCTCGTCATATCACTCCAGACCGACGCCACCGACGTCGACCTGTACACACCAGTGGCGAACCTCCTCCACACTCCGATCGAGATTCCGATCGAGTGATGTCCGATTCGCTCCGAATCCCGCGGATAACGGATAACACCGCCGGACTCGCAGCTCAGACGTTCGTTGCGACGGCCTGTGCGCGCCGACCACCCGGTCGAATCGTGACGCCCTCTGCGGCCAGCGCGCGTCGGACAGCCTGCTGGCTGACCCCGTACCGCAACCCGACTTCCATTAGCGTAAGGCCCTCGTCGTACAGCTCGACCGCTTCGGCAAGATGGCACTCATCGAGCCCCCGCTGGCGTATCGGTACCGAGCGGCGGACAAGGTGCGCCGCCGCGGTGCGGCGATGAATGCTGAACCGCTCGCCCAACTCCACGAGTGTCGCGCCCGACTCATACGAGGCCACCAGCTCGTCCACCTGCGCCGGGCTCAGAAAGGTTTGAGTCATCCCAACTGCATGCACCATCCGCCCCCGCTCGTCCACTACAGACGGCTCCAGCGGCCTCCGGTCCCGCCGGTAGACGCCCCGCGACCTGCGAGAAGTCACGGTTTTCAAGGCCGGGCAGGGGTTCTCGAACTCTCTACGGAGGTCCACTCGAGAAACCGTGAGACAGTGACTCGTCGGAAGGGCCCCGCCGGCTGGCGGGGCCCTTCCGCTGTCCGCGCGCAGCGCGCACGCACCAGGAACAGGGGCGCCGCGAGGGCGAGCACGACGCCGCCGACGGCGATCGCGAGACCGCTGGAGGCCCCGGTGGCCAGTGCCCCGAGCACCACCGACCCCAGAGAGCCCGCCGGCTGCATGGCCATCGAGGCCAGCGACAGCACCGTGGCCCGATGCGGACCTGCCACCTGCCGGTGCAGGAGCGACTCATAGGCCACTCCCGACGCCATGTGCACGCCGTAGGTCGCGAGGTACCCCACCACGAGTCCGACGGGGCCCAAGGCCAGTCCCATCGCGACCACCGTCGCGCCCTGGAGGATCCGCAGCGCCACGGAGACCAGGCCCCAGCGCCGCGTCAGGTGCGGCACCGCCGCCGCCCCGAGCGCCGCGGTGGCCCAGCCCGCGGCCACCACCGGCCCCATCGTGGCGGCGGCACGGTCCGCGTCACCGAGCAGCTCCGCGAGCCGCACGGGCATCAGCGTCTCGAAGGAGACCATCCCGAACCCCCAGAACAGCTCGACCGCGACCAGGGCCCGCAGCACCCGGGACCCGGCGAGCAGGCCGAGCCCCGCGCGCACCGCGTGCGCCGTGTCCCGGACGGGGGCGAGGCGCCGCGGGCCCCTGCGCGGTGGCTCGTCCATGAGCAGCCCCGTCGCCACGATCTGCAGGAGGGAGAGGACGGCGGCGCCGAGGAACGGGAGCACCAGGGCGGAGGTCGTGCCCCAGGGCGCCCACGCGACCAGCCCGGCCGAGAGCACGGAGCCGGCGGCGATGGATCCGCCGATCGCTCCGCTCGCCGCACCGAGCCCGGAGGTCACCAACCCTTCTCGCTCCTCGGGGGCGGAGCCGGCGTGCACCTGGTCGACGAACCAGGCGTTCAAGGCACCGCTGTCCAGAGCCCGGAACACCCCGGACAGAGCCGCGGCCAGGGCCAGCGCCAGCGGTGCGGCGGCCACGGCGAAGGCGAGGTACGAGAACAGGGCAAGGGTCGCCGCGAGCGCGAAGAGCGGGCGCCGCCCGACGGTGTCGGCCAGGCCACCGGTGGGCAGCTCGAGGCACAGCACCACGATGCCCTGGACAGCGAGGGCCGCGCCCATCTCGGCGACCGTCATGCCGCGGTGCAGGGGCAGCAGGGCCATCACCGGGACGACGAGTCCCGTGGGCAACCACCGCAGCGCGGTCAGCAGCAGGAACCGTCGCCGGAGGCTCATGGGGTGCGGGGAAGGGCCAGGACGTGCAGAGCGATCGGCTGGGAGCCCGTGCGGTCGCGATAGCGCTCGACCACGGAGGCGATCTCCGCGGTCATCTCCTGGACGTCCTCGGGGTCGAGTCTCAGCAGGTAGTCGTCGTGCCTGTGGCCCTCGTCGGCCCCGGAGACGCGCCAGGCGTCGACCCCGTCCACGAGCGCCTGCAGCTGCCGGTCCCGCACCTGCCCCAGCGCCGCCCACGCTCCCGGCCGGGAGGAGAGGTCCTCGGCGAACTCGGTCATGTCGTGGGTCGCGCGCCAGCGCCGCTCCCGGCGGGAGGGCTGCTCCTCGGCGTCGGCGACGAAGCCGTAGCGCTCGAGCTGCCGGAGGTGGTAGGAGGTCGAGCCGCTCGACTCCCCGAGCACGCGGGCGAGCTCGGTCGCCGTCGCCGGGCCGTCGCTGCGCAGCGTCCCCAGCAGGCGCAGTCGGATCGGGTGGGAGAGGGCCTTGAGGGTCTCGACGTCGTCGACGACGCGGCGGGTCGTGGGCATGCAGGCACACTACGACCGCAAAGGATTATTTGCAAACAATCCTTTGCGGGCGTGGTGAGGGGTCAGTGCTCGCTGTCGAGCTGCGCCATGAAGGCCGCGGGGTAGCGCTCGCCGTGGGCGGCGCCGACGGGCAGGGCCGCATCTATCCGGGCCAGGTCCTCCGCTTCGAGGTGCACCGCGCCGGACTCGAGCATCGAGGTCACCTGGTCCGGGCGGCGGGCGCCGACGAGCGGC
Encoded here:
- a CDS encoding recombinase family protein, whose product is MNAATYTYAARPTPEAHERQQTACLALARDLDLDVTRRYSDEAGERSELTRLLADAATGEFSALVIARLDRLGRTIPVAPHVLADLDTAGVCVYAVDRGTYPLTDRMTLADILTATIRPCTCGRHLTR
- a CDS encoding helix-turn-helix domain-containing protein, coding for MTQTFLSPAQVDELVASYESGATLVELGERFSIHRRTAAAHLVRRSVPIRQRGLDECHLAEAVELYDEGLTLMEVGLRYGVSQQAVRRALAAEGVTIRPGGRRAQAVATNV
- a CDS encoding S8 family peptidase, translated to MAEGQEHLSHLLVEDRAADEEFRRRGGPDPKIRPVEDRAGHGGGRLNELQSAFSSGDETREEQLTDDELRALGTIITLEGSDPAYPLKLDTLQQLTSHRDPQRRRPKWLLLSVLPADSGSRIPERATVWVSDDYRAKFLQLFEDYLAKESPKGKPRNNELVANIARIRATILGDLWQSEGRPPEGTTTWWELWLRPNADGPDLLRRFAEASGLTISQRLLRLVDRDVMWVEATWAQLEVLPFTAVPLAEIRRPEFIDSIEDLTAEEQAEYVDDLAKRLEPADELQPAVCHLDTGVARTHVLIEQSLAPQDLHTVIGVSGFDQDGHGTKMAGIALLGAAVDRHLLGSDSVVLRHRLESVRILPTKTEKPHEPRAYGDVTVQAVSLPEIAATRPRVFCMPVSTSTDTPGNPGQPTLWSATVDALAVGANVVSNGDELRLLAPPDSEAARLLIVSAGNVTGTYVADHLAESDTSPVRDPGQAWNALTVGAYTDLDAVPTDPAFAGWTPVARKGDLSPHSRTSLPFGNRPWPIKPDIVMEGGNVLHDTASMFEPNHPALSLRTTGHTNDQALASANATSAATAQASRLAALVMATYPEYWPETIRALLVHSAQWTPIMRDEIDRAGQSGLQAKQMLLRRYGWGVPTEERVLFSSDRSVTLVVQDEFTPFEGDEFKVPSFRLHDLPWPREVLQDLGSASVTLRVTLSYFIEPTASRRGWRQRYKYASHGLRFELQDPLESEAHFVQRVNREARTEEAGGRPTSGQVSWLVGANQRLYGSLHQDIWETYGSALADTGKIAVYPVGGWWKNNKNRERIDRKIRYALVISLQTDATDVDLYTPVANLLHTPIEIPIE
- a CDS encoding MFS transporter; translated protein: MSLRRRFLLLTALRWLPTGLVVPVMALLPLHRGMTVAEMGAALAVQGIVVLCLELPTGGLADTVGRRPLFALAATLALFSYLAFAVAAAPLALALAAALSGVFRALDSGALNAWFVDQVHAGSAPEEREGLVTSGLGAASGAIGGSIAAGSVLSAGLVAWAPWGTTSALVLPFLGAAVLSLLQIVATGLLMDEPPRRGPRRLAPVRDTAHAVRAGLGLLAGSRVLRALVAVELFWGFGMVSFETLMPVRLAELLGDADRAAATMGPVVAAGWATAALGAAAVPHLTRRWGLVSVALRILQGATVVAMGLALGPVGLVVGYLATYGVHMASGVAYESLLHRQVAGPHRATVLSLASMAMQPAGSLGSVVLGALATGASSGLAIAVGGVVLALAAPLFLVRARCARTAEGPRQPAGPFRRVTVSRFLEWTSVESSRTPARP
- a CDS encoding AAA family ATPase; amino-acid sequence: MAGSGEHFKALVRSHGSGDDEAFYSVALQVAAQAARQGHHHLAADLKAAVDHSRVERPKKVTSIAQPRGDLSELVIASHPAVGLKDLVLPDELAAQVRRVLSEQRQRKQLLDHGFEPAHRLLFEGPPGTGKTMTAAVLAHELSLPLLTIRLDSLLSKFMGETASKLRVIFDAVGAQRGVYLFDEFDALGGDRAGNDVGEARRILNSFLVFLENSSPESIVIAATNHRSILDKALFRRFDMVLNYSLPDAKQAAAVMRGRLGSLAKGVRWAALAEHMAGLSHADLVRAAESAAKSVILAGGTRVSADDIRQSLKSRQAASLG
- a CDS encoding ArsR/SmtB family transcription factor translates to MPTTRRVVDDVETLKALSHPIRLRLLGTLRSDGPATATELARVLGESSGSTSYHLRQLERYGFVADAEEQPSRRERRWRATHDMTEFAEDLSSRPGAWAALGQVRDRQLQALVDGVDAWRVSGADEGHRHDDYLLRLDPEDVQEMTAEIASVVERYRDRTGSQPIALHVLALPRTP
- a CDS encoding sulfate permease, coding for MIRLIWTLSAHTRYYLRRYMPTNRLLDAIRRRRNLKWGIPAMLLAVPYLLIASICTKALDQGAPGWLHLVVLWAVWNAMKFIVMGPVSLILLIRARTQEAIARHRDRQATRDRSESQVPMTVAAAR